Below is a window of Terriglobia bacterium DNA.
GTCCAAAAATCGCAAAGCCAGGGGAGGAGCAACGTTGAAAAACTTCAGCGTAAAACGAAACGTATTTCTTGATCTGAAAGACACAATCAACGATGCACCGATCGGTGAAAAAGATAAGAAAGCAATTATCGAGATGCTGCCGATTTATCAGGAATTAGGGATGGAAGGCAAAAATATACGTCGGCTAGTCGGCATTAACATTGCGGCAGTGAAGGCCGCATTGCCCGACTTCAAATTCATTGACGAACACATCAAATAATCATTCACGCAACGCACTGACACGACGAGTAAAAAGGCAGATGGACTCTGCCTTTTTTGTTTTTCTCTTCCATGCAGCAATGAAAAGCCGACCTAACATAACTTCTATCATCAGGGCTGCCATAAAAACGATCAAGGTAGTTCAAGCAGACATTGCTTCTCATATCGCAACTGACCCTGATGAAGCATTCAGTCCCGTTCAAATGACAAGAACGGGCAAGCACTTGTTAACAATTGATAAGATCGCAGAAGCGCGAGCGCAAGTCACTTTAAGGATCGAGCTAAAGAGGAAAAAAGATGAGCTTCAATTCCTTGGAGAAGAACAACTAGACCCAAACGAAAACGTGCACGATCTGCGGGATGAGGATCGCCTCGTCGTACTTGTCGACATGATAGATGGAACGGATTTGCTGGCACGCAATCTGTCAAATTGGTGCTCCGCAATGGTGTTTCTTGATCCCCAAGCTGATTCTGGTGACAAAATCTTGGCGGCCTTCGTAGGGGTACCGAATGATGGGATCTACTATGCCTGCCGTAACCATGACTTTCCCTACAAATATCAATTTAATGCATCGAACCGGAAATCCAGACATATTTCTCTGGTAAAAAGAACGGTTTCAGACGTCGACGACATTGCGAATGCCACCGTCTGTTTTTATGGACAAAAATGCTCTCGCGTGAGCACGATCATGAAGACGCCTTTCTTCGACGAATTACCGGAGAAATCCCGATTTTACACAATTGCAGGAAATCCGATGATGATCAAAATGATCCGTCAGGAATACAGCCCTGTTGATGCTGTATTTGATATTCACGGACAGTGGCCCCATGACGTTGTCGCAGGCGCATACATAGCGATAAAGGCGGGAGCGGTATACTCTCCAATTGGTAGTTCTCTTAACTCGATTAAACACCTCGAAGAAGGGCTTCTTCGCCCGAATGACAAAAATCGTAAGTTGCGCTACGTACTTGCCTCAACAGAGAGACTATCCAGGCAGCTCAACCACATGCTTCGGAAAAAGGATTCTGTGCCTTCATAGGTCAATTTATTTTCGAAGCTTGGTCCCCCACTTGTCGTCACATCTTCCGAACAATCTATCCACTGCCGCCGGTGGCAAGTAGTTTTAGGTGACTGGCTACTAAGCCCGCGACGGCGTTATCGTCCGCGCGCTAAATGGCCTCGACGGAATGCCATCAATCATCAATTTCACATAGATGCTGTATCGGCCGAGATTCATGAGGTCCTCTCTTGAAAGCAGCGGTTCGAATTGCGGCGCGAGGTATCGCGCCGTATCTGGGCCGCATCGAAAAGAAATGAGTGTGCCGATGTTCTCAAAAAGGGCGTTCCGAACATCATCGTCGAGTTGCTCGACAAATTGCATGGCGAGGACGAGGCCGAGGCCGTATTTTCGGCTTTCGGAGAGCATGCCGGTGAAACTCGCATTGGCGAGTGTTGGAAATTCATCCACATACAAATAGAAATCGCGTCGGGTTTCAATCGGAATCGTTGCCCGATTGAGAGCCGCCAGTTCGAATTTCGTTGAAAGGAGTGCGCCAAGCAATGCGCTGCCATCCTCACCGAGTTTGCCTTTGGAAAGATTTGCGACAAGGATGCCGCCCGACTGCATGATCTGAGAGAGATCAAAATCGCTCTTCTCTTTCGTGACGACCTTCCGAATGTCCGGATTGACGATAAACGCTCCCAGCTTATTGAGTATCGGACTGATTGCCTCGGTCTTGAAACTGCCACCGTATCGCGCGTATTCGTTCTGCCAGAATTCGAGCACGGTTTCATCTGTGACATGCGCCACAATCGATGAACGATATTCCGAATCCATGAGGATGCGGGATACGTCGGCGAGGGTGGTGCCTTCGACTTCGACAAGGGTGGTGAGTGCATACCGGAAAAGATGCTCCATTCGCGGTCCCCAGGAATCCGACCAGATTTTCTTGAAAAGGCTGATGACACCTGACACGACGAGGTTCTTTTTCGTGCCTGCCGCTTCCAGGACGTTGAAGCCGAGGTCGTTCTTCGAGTCTGCGGGATTGAAATAGATAAGGTCCTTTTGCCGACGTGGTGGAATGAGCGTGATGATGCGCTCAGCCAAATCTCCGTGCGGATCGAGCAGGGCGAATCCTGCACCGGTCTGGATGTCCGAGATGATCAGCGTTTCCAACAGCGTACTCTTGCCCATGCCGGTACGGCCGATGACCGCCAAGTGGTAACGGCGGTCTGGTTGTCGAATACCGAAGCGCACGTGCTTACCGCGCGCGTCGGTTTCGGCGAAGTAAGTGATTTCCTGGGACATTGACTCACTTTATTGAATAGAAAAGCTGGGGCACAGACGCGAAAATTCCACTCCAGGTGGAATTTCCACGTCTGCCTCACTGCCGCGAGCTTTGGTACCATTCACCACAGATCGTTCTTTACACAATTCAAAGGAGGTTTGCATGGAAGGTACGCTCATTGCCCATTGCGGGACCGAGAAGATGTCGCGGGAAATTCTCCGACAACTTCCGGTACCAGAGGGCTCCGGAACATTTAAGCCGATTCCGCATCACGAAGTCGTCGATGCTCTCATTGAAACGCTCGGCTTTCGAAAGATTGCGGTCGTGCGGGATGAATATGCCGCGTCGAAGGATGGCATGCGGATGTTTGGTGTCATGGATCTTGAAAGTGGGTTCGAGGGATGCCGATTCTCGATCGGC
It encodes the following:
- a CDS encoding type IV secretion system DNA-binding domain-containing protein, producing MSQEITYFAETDARGKHVRFGIRQPDRRYHLAVIGRTGMGKSTLLETLIISDIQTGAGFALLDPHGDLAERIITLIPPRRQKDLIYFNPADSKNDLGFNVLEAAGTKKNLVVSGVISLFKKIWSDSWGPRMEHLFRYALTTLVEVEGTTLADVSRILMDSEYRSSIVAHVTDETVLEFWQNEYARYGGSFKTEAISPILNKLGAFIVNPDIRKVVTKEKSDFDLSQIMQSGGILVANLSKGKLGEDGSALLGALLSTKFELAALNRATIPIETRRDFYLYVDEFPTLANASFTGMLSESRKYGLGLVLAMQFVEQLDDDVRNALFENIGTLISFRCGPDTARYLAPQFEPLLSREDLMNLGRYSIYVKLMIDGIPSRPFSARTITPSRA